One window of Nicotiana tomentosiformis chromosome 11, ASM39032v3, whole genome shotgun sequence genomic DNA carries:
- the LOC104101655 gene encoding uncharacterized protein, with the protein MRLVVLVLVMLVMTSTLATSRNLVQNYNEDDNGFGQGGSSSINNHHYIPRQDFNNGNGGDVPKAELDTDAGKF; encoded by the coding sequence ATGAGGTTGGTTGTGCTTGTTTTAGTCATGTTAGTGATGACTTCAACCTTGGCCACAAGCAGGAACTTAGTCCAGAATTATAACGAAGACGATAATGGTTTCGGGCAGGGGGGAAGTAGCAGCATCAATAATCACCATTATATACCAAGGCAGGACTTCAACAATGGTAATGGAGGTGATGTTCCTAAAGCAGAACTTGATACAGATGCTGGAAAATTCTAA
- the LOC104101656 gene encoding DNA-directed RNA polymerases II, IV and V subunit 11-like yields the protein MNAPDRYERFVVPEGVKKVSYERDTKIINAATFTVEREEHTIGNILRMQLHRDDNVLFAGYKLPHPLQYKILLRIQTTSQSSPMQAYNQAINDLDKELDHLKNQFEGELAKHSREY from the exons ATGAATGCTCCAGATCGTTACGAACGATTCGTCGTTCCAGAGGGCGTTAAGAA GGTTTCATACGAGAGAGATACAAAGATCATAAATGCAGCTACATTCACCGTTGAAAGAGAGGAACACACTATCGGCAACATTCTTCGCAT GCAACTGCATAGGGATGATAATGTACTATTCGCTGGGTACAAGTTGCCTCATCCTCTTCAGTACAAAATCTTGCTTAGG ATTCAAACAACAAGCCAGTCCTCACCTATGCAGGCATATAACCAGGCCATAAATGATCTTGATAAGGAACTTGATCATCTGAAGAATCAGTTCGAG GGCGAGTTGGCCAAGCACTCGAGGGAATACTAA